The Mesorhizobium sp. M3A.F.Ca.ET.080.04.2.1 genome contains the following window.
GACCTTCGGCACCGACATTTGTGCTGCGCGCGACACCAGCGCCGTCATGATTTCGGCGGCGGCGAGCGCCGCAATCACCGGCGGGCGCTTGTCCTTGACGGCACTGCCGCCGATCGGGGAGACGAGACGGCTGAACTCGGCCTCCCTGCCATCGGCGGATTTCAGGAACCAGCTCTTGAATGTCGCCTTCTTGGTCTTCGAGCCGATCATGCCGACATAGGCGGCATCGTCGCGCTTCAGCGCCTCGGCCACGATCAGGAAATCGAGTGCATGGTCATGCGTGAGGACGGCGAAGGCCGAGCCCGCCGGCGCCTCGCGCACGACGGATTCGGGCATTGGAGTAAGCCTGGTCTCGACAGTTTGCGGCATTCCCTCCAGCGCCTCGGCGCGCGTCTCGACGACGATGGTGTGGATCGGCAGCAGCGCCAGCGAGGCGGCCAGCGCCTGGCCGACATGGCCGCCGCCGAAGATATAAACATGCGGCAGATGCGCTTCCTCGGCCTCGGCGTCGCGGACCAGCTCTTGTTGGAGCGCAGTGTCGACCAGGCGGATCAACACCTCGACCCGTCCGCCGCAGCACTGGCCGATCTCCGGCCCGAGCGGCACGTCGAGCGTGGCGCAGACTTCGTCCACCTCGATACGGGCTGCCCTCTCCTTCGCGGGGAGGGTGGCGGCGGAGCCGACGGGTGCGGTCGCCCGCGCAGTGCTCGGCGCCCTTTGGGAGCCTTGTGAGAGCACCCCTGCTGGCCGCTTTGCGGCCATCTCCTCCTCAACGGGGGAGAGAAGCTGCCGCGCCTTGTCGATCGCCATATATTCGAGCTGGCCGCCGCCGATGGTGCCGAAGGTCGCCGATGCCGAGACGAGCATGAAAGCGCCGGTCTCGCGCGGCGTCGAGCCCTTCGTCGCCGCGACCTCGACATGCGCGACATGGCCGGCGCGGCTGAGAAATTGCTTCAGACTTTGCAAGTTCGAGTTCATCGTTCGCGGTTCCAGGGCCGAAATATAGGATTTTTCGACCCGAATTGCACCTTTCAGGCCGGCTTTGCCGCTTCCCGCTTCAGCCTTTCAATCGTCATCAGCACCCGTTCCGGCGTCGCCGGCGCGTCGAGGCACGGACAAATCCTGTGGTCGGCCACGCTCGCCACCGCATCCGACAGCGCGTGCAGCACTGACATGCCCAGCGGGAAAGGCGGCTCACCGACCGCCTTGGAGCGGTGCACGGTCGGCTCCTTCGCCTCGGACCAGTCGGCAAGCGTGACGTTGAAGATCTTCGGCCGGTCGGAGGCGAGCGGGATCTTGTAGGTCGACGGGGCATGGGTGCGCAGCCGGCCCTTCTCGTCCCACCACAACTCCTCGGTGGTCAGCCAGCCCATGCCCTGGATGAAGCCGCCCTCGATCTGGCCGAGGTCGATGGCGCGGTTCAGCGAGCGGCCGGTCTCGTGCAGGATGTCGGTGCGCTCCACCACATATTCGCCGGTCAGCGTGTCGACCGACACCTCCGAACAGGAGGCGCCGTAGGCGAAGTAGTAGAAGGGGCGCCCTTCGCCCTTGTCGCGGTTCCAGTGGATCTTCGGCGTCTTGTAGAAGCCTGCCGCCGAAAGCTGAATGCGGGCCATGTAGGCCTGCCTGACCAGGTCGCCGAAGGGAATCTCCTGGTTGCCGATGCGCACCCTATTGGGCAGGAACAGCACCTGGTCGCGCGGCACCTGGTATTTTTCCGAAGCGAAATTGGCCAGCCGGTCCTTGATCTGGCGCGCGGCGTTCTGCGCCGCCATGCCGTTGAGGTCGGAGCCCGAGGAAGCCGCGGTGGCGGAGGTGTTCGGCACCTTGCCCGTCGTGGTGGCAGTGATCTTCACCTGGTCGAGGTCGATCTGGAACTCTTCCGCCACGACCTGGGCCACCTTGAGGTAGAGGCCCTGCCCCATCTCGGTGCCGCCATGGTTCAGATGCACCGAACCGTCGGTGTAGACATGCACCAGCGCGCCGGCCTGGTTGTAGTGCGTGGCGGTAAAGGAGATGCCGAACTTGACCGGGGTGAGCGCCAGTCCACGCTTGATGAAGCGGCTGTTGTTGTTGAAGGCACTGATCTCGCGCCGCCGCCGCGCATAGTCGGAACTCGCCTCCAGCTCGGCGATGACGCGCTGGATGACGTTATCCTCGACCGTCTGGTGGTAGGGCGTGAGGTTGCGGTCATTGGTGCCGTAAAAATTCTTCTTGCGAATCTCGAGCGGATCCTTGCCGACGGCGAAAGCCACTTCGTCGATCACGCGCTCGGCGCCGACCATGCCTTGCGGGCCGCCGAAGCCGCGGAAGGCGGTGTTGGACACGGTGTTCGTGTAGAGCGGTGCCGACTGCGCATGCACGTTCGGCCAGAAATATGTGTTGTCGCAGTGGAACAGCGCCCGATCGGTCACCGGGCCGGACAGGTCCGCAGAGAAGCCGCAGCGCGCCGCGAACATGAAGTCGACGCCGAGGATATTGCCGTCGTCGTCGAAGCCGACTTCATAGTCGATGAGGAAATCGTGGCGCTTGCCGGTCGCGGTCATGTCGTCGTCGCGGTCCGGCCGGATCTTGACCGCGCGGTGATGGCGCTTGGCGGCAATTGCGGCGAGCGCCGCGAACTGGTTGCCCTGCGTTTCCTTGCCGCCGAATCCGCCGCCCATGCGGCGAATCTCGACCATGACAGCGTTGCTCGGCACGCCGAGCGCATGACTCACCATATGCTGGACTTCGCTCGGATGCTGGGTCGAGGAATAGATGGTGACGTCCTGGTCCTCGCCAGGGACGGCCATGGCGATATGGCCTTCGAGATAGAAATGCTCCTGGCCGCCGACGCGCATCTTGCCTTTGAGCTTGCGGGGTGCCGCCTTGATCGCCGCCGCCGCGTCGCCGCGCCTCAGCGTCAGCGGCGGCGTCACCAGCCTGTCCTTCACGGGGTCGAGCGCGCCGATGTCGGTGACGAAAGGCAATTGCTTGTATTCAACCCTGGCCAGCCGGGTGGCGCGGCGCGCCTGCTCGCGCGTCTCGGCGATGACGCAGAAGATCGGCTGACCAAAGAACTGCACCTTGCCTTCGGCAAGCACCGGTTCGTCGTGGCGACCGGTCGGCGAGATGTCGTTTTCTCCCGGCACGTCCTTTGCCGTCAGCACATCGACGACGCCGGGAGCACTGCGCACCGCCGACAGATCCATTTTGATGATCGTCGCATGCGTTGCCGTGGACAGGCCAAGGCAGCCATGCAGCGTGCCGGCCGGTTCCGGCATGTCGTCGACATAGAGTGCCGTGCCGCTGACATGCTTGTGCGCTGAATCGTGACGCTGGTCGCTGGCGACACCGCCCGAAATCTTTTGGGCCTTGAGGTTGGGAACGTGCTTGGTCATCAGGCAGCCTCGTAGCGTGAGACCTGGAACGGCGCCCTGGTGCCGGTGGTCTCGACAAAGAAGCGCAAGAGGAGATTCTTGGCCGCCAGCGCCCGGTATTCGGCGCTTGCCCGCATGTCGGTAAGCGGCGTGAAGTCGTTGGCGTATTCGGCCATCGCGGCCTCAACCGAAGCCTCCGTCCACGGCTTGCCAATCAGCGTCTTTTCGACGGCGAAGGCCCGCTTCGGCGTCGCGGCCATGCCGCCATAGGCGATGCGGATATCGGCCACGCTGCCGTCCTTGGCCAGGGTCAGATAGAAGGCGCCAAGGGCGGCAGTGATGTCCTCGTCGCGGCGCTTGGTGATCTTGTAGACGGCGAACTTGGTTCCCTTCGCGGGCACCGGCACATGAACCGCCTCGACGAACTCGCCGGGACGCCGATCCTGCTTGCCATAGGCGATGAAGTAGTCTTCCAGCGGGATCGTGCGCCGCTTCTTGCCGCGGCGAAGCGTCAGGCGCGCGCCAAGCGCGATGAGCGGCGGCGGCGTGTCCCCGATCGGCGAGCCGTTGGCGATGTTGCCGCCGATGGTGCCCATGTTGCGCACCTGGTCGCCGCCGATGCGGTCGAACAGCGGCCCGAGCGCCGGGATGCGCTTCGACAGCGTCGCGAAAGCTTCCGTGTAGGTGACGCCGGCGCCGATCGAGATCACGGCCTTGTCCTCGGCGATGGTGCCAAGCCCCTCGAGACCGCCGATGAAGATCACCGGCGAGATGTCGCGCATGTGCTTGGTGACCCACAGGCCGACATCGGTCGAGCCGGCAACGAGCGTCGCCCCCGGCTCCTTGTCGAGAAGGCCGGCGAGATCATCGGCATCGGCCGGCACGATGAGCCGTGCCTTGCCCGTGCCGATCTCGACGCGGGCGCCGTCGCGCATCGCCTGCAGCCTTGCAGTGATCGCCTTGCGCTCCATCGCCAGCGGGTCCTTGGCCGCCTTGCCGTAGCTGGAGATGGCGCGCGCGGCGCGCATGATTGCCTCGTAGCCGGTGCAGCGGCAGAGATTGCCCTGCAGCGCCTTTTCTATTGCGGCGTCCGACGGTTCGGGCGAGCGCATCCACAGCGCATAGAGCGACATGACGAAGCCGGGGGTGCAGAAGCCGCATTGCGAGCCGTGGAAATCGACCATCGCCTGCTGCACGGGATGCAATTTTTCCGCGTTGCCGCGCAGATGCTCGACGGTGACGACATGGGTGCCGTCGAGCGAGCCGAGAAAGCGGATGCAGGCATTGACGCCTTCATAGACCAGCCTGCCGGCGGAAAGCTTGCCGACCAGCACGGTGCAGGCGCCGCAGTCGCCCTCGGCACAGCCTTCCTTGGTGCCGCGCAGCGAGCGGTCGAGCCGCAGCCAGTCGAGCAAGGTGGCGTCGGGCGCGACATCGGCCAGCGCAATGTCGGTGCCGTTGAGGATGAAGCGTATCTCGCTGCGGGTCTTGGGCTTGGCCATGTCTCAGCTCCCGCGGTAGGTCGAATAGCCATAAGGCGAGATCAGCAGCGGCACATGATAGTGGCGCTCCTCGGCCATGCCGAAGCGGATCGGCACGGTGTCGAGAAAGGCCGGCTCCGGCAGGCTCGTCCCTTGGCGGCGCAGATAATCGCCGGCGGCAAAGACCAGTTCGTACTCGCCGGTGCGGAACTCGGCGCCGGCAAGCAACGGCGTATCGCAGCGACCGTCATCATTGGTGGTGACGGTCTTGAGATGGGTGCGGGCCTGGCGCTCGATGCGAAAAAGCTCGATCGACAGGCCTTTTGCCGGCCTGCCGGTCGCGGTGTCCAGCACATGGGTCGTCAGGCGACCGCCATCGGCTTTCGACGTTTCTGCCACTGGCCGCCTCCCATTTCCAGTACGACCGATTGGCCGGTGCGGTCGAATGTTTTCAGATCAATTGTGCGCCCATTAAAGGCGATGCATAAGTCCCGGTCGAGCGGAGCGTGGCAAAAAGCACTTTCAAAAATTTTCGAGGGAATGTCCCAGCACTGCTTTCGATATCTTCAGTGCAACCACCGGGCAGGAGCGACAATGCGTTACGACAGGGACATGCGCGGCTACGGAGCCAACCCGCCGGACCCGAAATGGCCGCGCGGCGCGCATGTCGCGGTGCAGTTCGTCGTCAATTACGAGGAAGGCGGCGAGAACTGCGTTGTGCATGGCGACAAGGCCTCGGAAGCTTTCCTGTCGGAGATCGTCGGTGCCGCGCCCTGGCCCGGCCAGCGCCACTGGAACATGGAATCGATCTACGAATACGGCGCGCGGGCCGGCTTCTGGCGGCTCTACCGGCTGTTCACCGAAGCGCAGGTACCGGTGACCTGTTACGGCGTCGCGACCGCACTCGCGCGCTCGCCCGACCAGGTGGCGGCGATGCAGGAGGCCGAGTGGGAGATCGCCTCGCACGGGCTGAAATGGATCGACTATCGCGACCATAGCGCGGAGGAGGAACGGCGGGATCTCGAAGAGACGATCCGGCTGCATTCCGAAGTCACCGGGACGCGGCCGACCGGCTGGTACACCGGCCGCACCTCGGTCAACACAGTGCGGCTCGTGGCGGAAGAGGGCGGTTTCGACTACGTCTCCGATACCTATGACGACGAGCTCCCCTACTGGTTCGACCGCGAAGGGCTGGAAAAGCCTCAGCTCATCATTCCCTACACGCTCGACGCCAACGACATGCGCTTTGCAACGCCTCAAGGCTTCAATTCGGGCGACCAGTTCTTCGCTTATCTGAAGGATAGCTTCGACACGCTCTATGCCGAGGGCAAGGCGGGTCGGCCGCGCATGATGAATATCGGCCTGCATTGCCGGCTGGTCGGACGTCCGGGCCGCGCCGCAGCGCTGAAGCGCTTCGTCGACTATGTGAGGTCGCACGATAAGGTTTGGCTGACCCGGCGCATCGACATCGCGCGCCACTGGCGCGAGACGCATCCTTACCAGGCGCCGGTTCTGCGTCCGTCGCGGATGCAGTTCGAGGCCTTCGTGCACGCCTTCGGCGGGGTGTTCGAACATTCGCCGTGGATCGCCGAGCGCGCCTACGAGCTGGAGCTCGGTCCGGCGCATGACAGCGCCGGCGGCCTGCACAATGCGCTCTGCCGCGTCTTCCGCGCCGCTACCGAAGCCGAGCGCCTTTCCGTGCTCAATGCGCATCCGGACCTTGCCGGCAAGCTGGCGAAGGCCAGGCGGCTGACGCCGGAATCGGCCAGAGAACAGGCCTCCGCCGGGCTCGACGCGCTGACCGACAAGGAGCGCGAGCTGTTCACGAAACTCAACGCCGCCTACGTCACCACCTTCGGCTTCCCGTTCATCATAGCGGTCAAGGGCAAGAGCAAGGACGAGATCCTGGCCGAGTTCGAGGCACGGATCGGCAATGGCCGCGGTGTGGAGTTCGACACCGCCTGCAAACAGGTCGAGCGCATCGCGCTGCTTCGGCTGAGAGACATGCTTCCACAATAGGTTTCAACACATGGATATGATGAAAGTGGCCGAGCGAACCTACTATGCACCGCATGGCGGCCATCCCGGTCAGAACGAGCTTTTGACGGGACGCGCTGTCTTCACCGAGGCCTATGCGGTCATCCCAAAGGGCGTGATGCAGGATATCGTCACCAGCCCGCTGCCGTTCTGGGACCAGACCAGAGCCTGGATCATCGCGCGGCCGCTCTCCGGCTTTGCCGAGACGTTTTCGCAATACATCGTCGAAGTGCTGCCCGGCGGCGGCAGTGACCGGCCGGAACTCGATACCGGCGCCGAGGGCGTGCTGTTCGTGGTCGAGGGCGAGCTCAGCGTTTCGCTTGACGGTAATACGCACGTGCTTGCCCCCGGCGGCTTCGCCTTCCTGCCGCCGGCAAGCGGCTGGACGGTGCGCAACGAGAGCACCACTGCCGTTCGCTTCCACTGGATCCGCAAGGCCTATGAAGCCGTCGATGGCCTCGACACACCGGAAGCCTTCTTCAGCAGCGACCAAGAGGTGACGCCGAGTCCGATGCCCGGCACGGAGGGCCGCTGGGCGACGACGCGCTTCGTCGACCCGGCCGACATGCGCCACGACATGCACGTCACCATCGTGACGCTCAAGCCAGGCGCGGTGATCCCCTTTGCCGAGACGCATGTGATGGAGCACGGGCTCTACGTGCTCGAAGGCAAGGCCGTCTACCGCCTCAACCAGGACTGGGTCGAGGTCGAGGCCGGCGACTTCATGTGGCTGCGCGCCTTCTGCCCGCAGGCCTGCTATGCCGGCGGTCCCGGCAATTTCCGCTACCTGCTCTACAAGGACGTCAACCGCCACGCCAAGCTTGGCGGCGCCGCCCTTGGGGGCCGCGGGCGGTGACCCGTATCGTCGCCCGGCCGCTGACGCGCGAAAACTTCGCGCCGTTCGGCGACGTCATCGACATGGGGGGCGACGACCGCTACCCGATCAATGGCGGCAAGGCGATGCGCTATCACGACCTCGCCACGGCCGAGGCTGCCGGGCCGAATGCGCGCGTGCTGATCTCTATGGTGCGCGGCACGCCTTACGAGTTGCCGCTGAAGCTGACCATGGTCGAGCGCCATCCGCTGGGCAGCCAGGCTTTCATTCCATTGTCACCGCGCCCGTTCCTGGTTGTCGTGTGCCGTGACACCAAGGACGGACCGGGCGAACCGCATGCATTCATCACCGCGCCCGGACAGGGCATCAACTATCGCCGCAACCTCTGGCACGGCGTGCTGACGCCGATCGGCGAGGAGCAGGATTTCCTGATCGTGGACCGTGGCGGCGAGGGGTCCAATCTCGAAGAGTTTCACTTCTCGCACCCTTACGAAATCCACCTTCCCTGAAAGCCTCCGATTTCCCATGACCGACATTTCGCTGATCGACCGCCTGCTCGACGTGATCGAGCTCGACATCGTGCCGAGGACGGCCGAAGGCGTTGCCCACGGCAACAAGCTCTTCGGCGCCGCGATCCTCCGAAAAAGCGATCGCTCGCTGGTGCTCGCCGAAACCAACAATGAGATCGAAAACCCGCTCTGGCATGGCGAGGTGCATTGCCTGAAGCGCTTCTACGAAATGCCGAGGGCCGAGCGTGTCGACACCAAGGATGCGCTTTTCATCGCCACGCACGAGCCCTGCTCGCTCTGCCTGTCGGCGATCACCTGGACCGGCTTCGACAATTTCTACTATCTCTTCAGCCATGAGGATTCGCGCGACAGCTTCGCCATCCCGCATGATTTGAAGATCCTGAAGGAGGTCTTCACCCTCGATCCCGGCGGCTACAATGCGGAGAACGCCTACTGGAAGAGTTTTTCGATCCGCAGGCTGGTGCGCGCTTTGCCCGAAGCCGATCGCAAGCGGCTGGAGGCGCGTATCGGCCAGATCTCGGCACGCTATGACGAACTCTCCGGCACCTATCAGGCGAGCAAGAGCGAGAACGATATTCCGTTGAACTGAGAGTTGACCAGGAACTGAGTTGACCAGCCGATTTCGCCGGCTGGCCCATGACGCGGCGCCGGCGGCTCCACCATGTGCTTGCCATGAAAACCGTCACTGAATTCCCCCGCAAGGTCGTCGAATTTCCCGATATGGGCATCGTCATGCCGGATGGCTGCCGGCTATCGGCGCGGGTCTGGATGCCGCAGGATGCGGCCGACGATCCGGTGCCGGCGATCCTCGAGCACCTGCCCTACCGCAAGCGCGACGGAACGATCCTGCGCGATCAACTGACCCATCCCTATTTCGCCGGCCACGGCTACGCCTCGATCCGCGTCGACATGCGCGGCAACGGCGATTCCGAAGGGCTGATGGACGACGAATATTCCGAGCAGGAACTGCAGGACGCCTGCGACGTCATCGCTTGGGCGGCCGCGCAGCCTTGGTGCAACGGCAATATCGGCATGATGGGCATCTCCTGGGGCGGCTTCAACTGCCTGCAAGTGGCGGCGAAGCAGCCGGCGGCGCTCAAGGCGGTGATCAGCCTGTGCTCGACGGTGGACCGCTATGCCGACGACATCCACTACAAGGGCGGCTGCCTGCTGCTGGAGAATTTCGGCTGGGCCTCGACGATGCTTTCCTATTCGTCGCGGCCGCCGGATCCGCTGATTGCCGGCGGCAACCGCTGGCGCGATCTTTGGCTTAACCGGCTGGAGAACCAGCCGTTCCTGGGGCCGCTATGGCTCAGCCACCAGCATCGCGATGATTATTGGAAACGCGGCTCGATCTGCGAGGATTTTTCGGCCGTCCATGCGGCGGTGCTGTCGATCGGGGGCTGGCATGACGGCTACCGCAACACGATCTCGCACTTGGTCACCAACATCCAGTCGCCGGTCAAAGGCATCGTCGGCCCCTGGATCCACAAATACCCGCACTACGCGGCCCCCAAGCCGGCCATCGGCTTCCTGCAGGAGGCGCTGCGCTGGTGGGACCGCTGGTTGAAGGGCGAGGAGACCGGCGTCGAGCACGACCCCGACTACCGCGCCTATGTGATGGACAGCGTTCGGCCCGCCCGGTGGCACCCGAAGCGGCCGGGCCGCTGGATTGCGGAACAGGAGTGGCCGTCGCCCATCATCAAGGTCGAGGCGGTCGAGCTCATCCCGGAGGGTACCAGACCTTCGATTTTGGCGTCCCCGCAGACCTGCGGGCTCGCCGGCGGCGAATATTTTCCGTTCACCTTCGGGCCGGAACTGCCGGGCGACCAGCGTTCCGACGACGCATTGTCGGTGTGCTTCGATCAGCCGGAACTCGAGGCGGCGATCGACATCGTCGGCGCGCCGGAGCTTGAAGTCCGGGTCGCCTCCGATCGCCGTCAGGCGAACATCGCGGTCCGGCTCTGCGACGTCCATCCCGACGGCGCCTCGGAACTGATCTCCTATGGCGTGCTCAACCTCACGCATCGCAACTCGCATGAATTCCCGGAAGCGCTGGTACCGGGCGAGACCGTCTCGGCGCGCGTCGTGCTCGACCAGTGCGCCTACCGGATGCCGGCCGGCCACCGGCTGAGGATCGCGGTTTCCAATGCCTACTGGCCCATGATCTGGCCATCGCCCGAGCCGGTGCGTCTCGAGCTTTCGAAGGCGACACTCAAGCTGCCGCTGCGCCCGCTGGCGAAAGG
Protein-coding sequences here:
- the xdhC gene encoding xanthine dehydrogenase accessory protein XdhC, which codes for MNSNLQSLKQFLSRAGHVAHVEVAATKGSTPRETGAFMLVSASATFGTIGGGQLEYMAIDKARQLLSPVEEEMAAKRPAGVLSQGSQRAPSTARATAPVGSAATLPAKERAARIEVDEVCATLDVPLGPEIGQCCGGRVEVLIRLVDTALQQELVRDAEAEEAHLPHVYIFGGGHVGQALAASLALLPIHTIVVETRAEALEGMPQTVETRLTPMPESVVREAPAGSAFAVLTHDHALDFLIVAEALKRDDAAYVGMIGSKTKKATFKSWFLKSADGREAEFSRLVSPIGGSAVKDKRPPVIAALAAAEIMTALVSRAAQMSVPKVSEKVMAG
- the xdhB gene encoding xanthine dehydrogenase molybdopterin binding subunit produces the protein MTKHVPNLKAQKISGGVASDQRHDSAHKHVSGTALYVDDMPEPAGTLHGCLGLSTATHATIIKMDLSAVRSAPGVVDVLTAKDVPGENDISPTGRHDEPVLAEGKVQFFGQPIFCVIAETREQARRATRLARVEYKQLPFVTDIGALDPVKDRLVTPPLTLRRGDAAAAIKAAPRKLKGKMRVGGQEHFYLEGHIAMAVPGEDQDVTIYSSTQHPSEVQHMVSHALGVPSNAVMVEIRRMGGGFGGKETQGNQFAALAAIAAKRHHRAVKIRPDRDDDMTATGKRHDFLIDYEVGFDDDGNILGVDFMFAARCGFSADLSGPVTDRALFHCDNTYFWPNVHAQSAPLYTNTVSNTAFRGFGGPQGMVGAERVIDEVAFAVGKDPLEIRKKNFYGTNDRNLTPYHQTVEDNVIQRVIAELEASSDYARRRREISAFNNNSRFIKRGLALTPVKFGISFTATHYNQAGALVHVYTDGSVHLNHGGTEMGQGLYLKVAQVVAEEFQIDLDQVKITATTTGKVPNTSATAASSGSDLNGMAAQNAARQIKDRLANFASEKYQVPRDQVLFLPNRVRIGNQEIPFGDLVRQAYMARIQLSAAGFYKTPKIHWNRDKGEGRPFYYFAYGASCSEVSVDTLTGEYVVERTDILHETGRSLNRAIDLGQIEGGFIQGMGWLTTEELWWDEKGRLRTHAPSTYKIPLASDRPKIFNVTLADWSEAKEPTVHRSKAVGEPPFPLGMSVLHALSDAVASVADHRICPCLDAPATPERVLMTIERLKREAAKPA
- the xdhA gene encoding xanthine dehydrogenase small subunit gives rise to the protein MAKPKTRSEIRFILNGTDIALADVAPDATLLDWLRLDRSLRGTKEGCAEGDCGACTVLVGKLSAGRLVYEGVNACIRFLGSLDGTHVVTVEHLRGNAEKLHPVQQAMVDFHGSQCGFCTPGFVMSLYALWMRSPEPSDAAIEKALQGNLCRCTGYEAIMRAARAISSYGKAAKDPLAMERKAITARLQAMRDGARVEIGTGKARLIVPADADDLAGLLDKEPGATLVAGSTDVGLWVTKHMRDISPVIFIGGLEGLGTIAEDKAVISIGAGVTYTEAFATLSKRIPALGPLFDRIGGDQVRNMGTIGGNIANGSPIGDTPPPLIALGARLTLRRGKKRRTIPLEDYFIAYGKQDRRPGEFVEAVHVPVPAKGTKFAVYKITKRRDEDITAALGAFYLTLAKDGSVADIRIAYGGMAATPKRAFAVEKTLIGKPWTEASVEAAMAEYANDFTPLTDMRASAEYRALAAKNLLLRFFVETTGTRAPFQVSRYEAA
- the uraH gene encoding hydroxyisourate hydrolase is translated as MAETSKADGGRLTTHVLDTATGRPAKGLSIELFRIERQARTHLKTVTTNDDGRCDTPLLAGAEFRTGEYELVFAAGDYLRRQGTSLPEPAFLDTVPIRFGMAEERHYHVPLLISPYGYSTYRGS
- the puuE gene encoding allantoinase PuuE; this encodes MRYDRDMRGYGANPPDPKWPRGAHVAVQFVVNYEEGGENCVVHGDKASEAFLSEIVGAAPWPGQRHWNMESIYEYGARAGFWRLYRLFTEAQVPVTCYGVATALARSPDQVAAMQEAEWEIASHGLKWIDYRDHSAEEERRDLEETIRLHSEVTGTRPTGWYTGRTSVNTVRLVAEEGGFDYVSDTYDDELPYWFDREGLEKPQLIIPYTLDANDMRFATPQGFNSGDQFFAYLKDSFDTLYAEGKAGRPRMMNIGLHCRLVGRPGRAAALKRFVDYVRSHDKVWLTRRIDIARHWRETHPYQAPVLRPSRMQFEAFVHAFGGVFEHSPWIAERAYELELGPAHDSAGGLHNALCRVFRAATEAERLSVLNAHPDLAGKLAKARRLTPESAREQASAGLDALTDKERELFTKLNAAYVTTFGFPFIIAVKGKSKDEILAEFEARIGNGRGVEFDTACKQVERIALLRLRDMLPQ
- a CDS encoding bifunctional allantoicase/(S)-ureidoglycine aminohydrolase, giving the protein MDMMKVAERTYYAPHGGHPGQNELLTGRAVFTEAYAVIPKGVMQDIVTSPLPFWDQTRAWIIARPLSGFAETFSQYIVEVLPGGGSDRPELDTGAEGVLFVVEGELSVSLDGNTHVLAPGGFAFLPPASGWTVRNESTTAVRFHWIRKAYEAVDGLDTPEAFFSSDQEVTPSPMPGTEGRWATTRFVDPADMRHDMHVTIVTLKPGAVIPFAETHVMEHGLYVLEGKAVYRLNQDWVEVEAGDFMWLRAFCPQACYAGGPGNFRYLLYKDVNRHAKLGGAALGGRGR
- a CDS encoding ureidoglycolate lyase — translated: MTRIVARPLTRENFAPFGDVIDMGGDDRYPINGGKAMRYHDLATAEAAGPNARVLISMVRGTPYELPLKLTMVERHPLGSQAFIPLSPRPFLVVVCRDTKDGPGEPHAFITAPGQGINYRRNLWHGVLTPIGEEQDFLIVDRGGEGSNLEEFHFSHPYEIHLP
- a CDS encoding nucleoside deaminase, whose translation is MTDISLIDRLLDVIELDIVPRTAEGVAHGNKLFGAAILRKSDRSLVLAETNNEIENPLWHGEVHCLKRFYEMPRAERVDTKDALFIATHEPCSLCLSAITWTGFDNFYYLFSHEDSRDSFAIPHDLKILKEVFTLDPGGYNAENAYWKSFSIRRLVRALPEADRKRLEARIGQISARYDELSGTYQASKSENDIPLN
- a CDS encoding CocE/NonD family hydrolase; protein product: MKTVTEFPRKVVEFPDMGIVMPDGCRLSARVWMPQDAADDPVPAILEHLPYRKRDGTILRDQLTHPYFAGHGYASIRVDMRGNGDSEGLMDDEYSEQELQDACDVIAWAAAQPWCNGNIGMMGISWGGFNCLQVAAKQPAALKAVISLCSTVDRYADDIHYKGGCLLLENFGWASTMLSYSSRPPDPLIAGGNRWRDLWLNRLENQPFLGPLWLSHQHRDDYWKRGSICEDFSAVHAAVLSIGGWHDGYRNTISHLVTNIQSPVKGIVGPWIHKYPHYAAPKPAIGFLQEALRWWDRWLKGEETGVEHDPDYRAYVMDSVRPARWHPKRPGRWIAEQEWPSPIIKVEAVELIPEGTRPSILASPQTCGLAGGEYFPFTFGPELPGDQRSDDALSVCFDQPELEAAIDIVGAPELEVRVASDRRQANIAVRLCDVHPDGASELISYGVLNLTHRNSHEFPEALVPGETVSARVVLDQCAYRMPAGHRLRIAVSNAYWPMIWPSPEPVRLELSKATLKLPLRPLAKGDETSFADPEGATPWATETLRPTNSERRVERNEKTGVVTLAITDDFGEVRDLEHGLVHGSIVREIWTIHPDDPLSATGSTHWTQTLSRNEWWVRTETFAEMRANAQNFMLKARIEAYEGETLVFERDFEQTIPRALV